Proteins co-encoded in one endosymbiont 'TC1' of Trimyema compressum genomic window:
- a CDS encoding VTT domain-containing protein produces MVGLQALQIVVAFIPGEITQIAAGYLFGTVQGSLISLVGLFIGAAITFYIARILGHDFVKKVIKKRTV; encoded by the coding sequence ATGGTGGGATTACAAGCCCTTCAAATAGTAGTGGCTTTTATTCCTGGTGAAATCACGCAAATTGCTGCAGGTTATTTGTTTGGTACTGTTCAAGGGTCGCTTATTTCACTAGTGGGTTTATTTATTGGAGCAGCGATTACATTTTACATTGCAAGAATTCTCGGTCATGATTTTGTAAAAAAAGTAATAAAAAAAAGAACAGTATGA